Proteins encoded within one genomic window of Acidovorax sp. 107:
- a CDS encoding ABC transporter ATP-binding protein produces MTERIAKPEHIAVAPGEPPIVDVQGLWTQFGKGDETFTVHQDLNFTVQRGEMLSLVGGSGTGKTVLLRQILGLARPTRGQVTVLGRPASEMGREGAASRVGMLFQHGALFSAFNVLDNVAFALREQGTLPPELVRDAALVKLQMVGLQPEHATRMPADLSGGMVKRVALARALIMDPPLLLLDEPTAGLDPSSSDDFCALLRELRAALGLTVVMVTHDLDTLFALSTRVAVLADKKVIVTGPPHEVAHFSHPFIEHFFMGERGQRAMAPVPSVQQAPAQVATAPAPHKEHP; encoded by the coding sequence ATGACTGAGCGCATCGCCAAGCCCGAACACATCGCCGTCGCGCCGGGCGAGCCGCCCATCGTGGACGTGCAGGGCCTCTGGACGCAGTTTGGCAAGGGCGATGAAACCTTCACCGTGCACCAGGACCTGAACTTCACCGTGCAGCGCGGCGAGATGCTGTCGCTGGTGGGGGGCTCGGGCACGGGCAAGACGGTGCTGCTGCGCCAGATCCTGGGCCTGGCACGGCCCACGCGTGGGCAGGTCACGGTGCTGGGCCGTCCGGCGTCCGAAATGGGGCGCGAGGGCGCGGCCAGCCGCGTGGGCATGCTGTTCCAGCACGGCGCGCTGTTCTCGGCCTTCAACGTGCTCGACAACGTAGCCTTTGCGCTGCGCGAGCAAGGCACGCTGCCGCCCGAGCTGGTGCGCGACGCTGCGCTGGTCAAGCTGCAGATGGTGGGCCTGCAGCCCGAGCACGCCACGCGCATGCCGGCCGACCTTTCGGGGGGCATGGTCAAGCGCGTGGCGCTGGCCCGTGCGCTCATCATGGACCCGCCGCTGCTGCTGCTCGATGAACCCACGGCGGGCCTGGACCCGAGCAGCTCCGACGACTTCTGCGCATTGCTGCGCGAGCTGCGCGCGGCGCTGGGGCTGACGGTGGTGATGGTCACGCACGACCTGGATACGCTGTTCGCACTCAGCACCCGCGTGGCCGTGCTGGCCGACAAGAAGGTCATCGTCACCGGCCCACCGCACGAGGTGGCGCACTTTTCGCACCCGTTCATCGAGCACTTCTTCATGGGCGAGCGTGGCCAGCGGGCCATGGCGCCCGTGCCTTCTGTGCAGCAGGCTCCGGCGCAGGTCGCCACGGCGCCTGCGCCCCACAAGGAACATCCCTGA
- a CDS encoding ABC-type transport auxiliary lipoprotein family protein encodes MITIKNIATKAYKSGTTALWGCGLAAVLVLTGCSALPAAPTRPVLYDFGPGPLATVPTDRRAPLAPLALADMDAPGLPEGGNAVLYRLAYADAQQLRPYSQARWSQPPAQLLQQRLREQLGLRRAVLKADDGAAQAREPAQGNKLPLVLRTELEEFSHLFTSPSDSAGVVRLRATVVELTPSGESLRGQRVFIVQQPAKSADAAGGVAALAAASSQVAGELAAWVEQVGQ; translated from the coding sequence ATGATTACTATCAAAAATATAGCAACAAAGGCATATAAATCCGGCACTACCGCCCTGTGGGGCTGTGGGTTGGCGGCGGTGCTGGTGCTCACGGGCTGTTCGGCCCTGCCGGCCGCCCCCACCCGCCCTGTGCTGTATGACTTTGGGCCCGGTCCGCTGGCCACCGTGCCCACCGACCGGCGCGCACCCCTCGCGCCGTTGGCGCTGGCCGACATGGATGCGCCCGGCCTGCCCGAGGGCGGCAACGCCGTGCTGTACCGCCTGGCCTATGCCGACGCCCAGCAGCTGCGCCCCTACAGCCAGGCCCGCTGGAGCCAGCCGCCCGCGCAGCTGCTGCAGCAGCGCCTGCGCGAACAACTGGGCCTGCGCCGCGCCGTGCTCAAGGCCGACGACGGCGCCGCACAGGCCCGCGAACCCGCCCAGGGCAACAAGCTGCCCCTGGTGCTGCGCACCGAGCTGGAGGAGTTCAGCCACCTGTTCACCAGCCCCAGCGACAGCGCGGGCGTGGTGCGCCTGCGCGCCACGGTGGTTGAGCTGACCCCGTCGGGCGAATCCCTGCGCGGCCAGCGTGTGTTCATCGTGCAGCAGCCTGCCAAGTCGGCCGATGCGGCGGGCGGCGTGGCCGCGCTGGCTGCGGCATCAAGCCAGGTGGCCGGGGAGCTGGCGGCGTGGGTGGAGCAGGTGGGGCAGTAA
- a CDS encoding MlaD family protein, translating to MENKSHALAAGIFVLVVAAMLAGLAIWLTRDNANYEQYELSTRDGVSGLQPQATVRYKGVAVGKVTRIGFDPQVSGNVLIRIAVNEQAPISPTTFAVLGYQGVTGLAHVQLDDAEKPYPELPPGPSGLPRLPLKPSPFGKLAEQAPAILGQVEEATRRINQLLGDGNQQKLTEALSNIGQAAGSVNTLTQRLDATVAQRLDPALAALPPLASDARQTLQSLQQAGASVSALAVDLGKTNQRLNAEGGAIDQITVGTQSLARAADQFSTATLPRVNRAADDTARAARQMGRAAGGISDNPQLFIYGSGRIPPGPGEPGFGGGR from the coding sequence ATGGAAAACAAATCCCACGCCCTCGCCGCAGGCATCTTTGTGCTGGTGGTCGCCGCCATGCTGGCAGGCCTGGCCATCTGGCTCACGCGCGACAACGCCAACTACGAGCAGTACGAACTCTCCACCCGCGACGGCGTGAGCGGCCTGCAGCCCCAGGCCACCGTGCGCTACAAAGGCGTGGCCGTGGGCAAGGTCACGCGCATCGGGTTCGACCCCCAGGTGAGCGGCAACGTGCTGATCCGTATCGCCGTCAACGAACAGGCGCCCATCAGCCCCACCACCTTTGCCGTGCTGGGCTACCAGGGCGTCACCGGCCTGGCCCATGTGCAGCTGGACGACGCCGAGAAGCCCTACCCCGAGCTGCCCCCCGGCCCCAGCGGCCTGCCACGCCTGCCGCTCAAGCCCTCGCCGTTTGGCAAGCTGGCCGAGCAGGCGCCCGCCATCCTGGGCCAGGTCGAAGAGGCCACGCGCCGCATCAACCAGCTGCTGGGCGACGGCAACCAGCAAAAGCTCACCGAGGCGCTGTCCAACATCGGCCAGGCCGCAGGCAGTGTCAACACCCTGACCCAGCGGCTCGATGCCACCGTGGCCCAGCGCCTGGACCCGGCCCTGGCCGCGCTGCCGCCCCTGGCCAGCGATGCGCGCCAGACGCTGCAGTCGCTGCAGCAGGCGGGTGCCAGCGTGTCCGCCCTGGCGGTGGACCTGGGCAAGACCAACCAGCGGCTCAACGCCGAGGGCGGAGCCATCGACCAGATCACCGTCGGCACCCAGTCCCTGGCGCGCGCGGCGGACCAGTTCAGCACCGCCACCTTGCCCCGGGTGAACCGCGCCGCCGACGACACGGCCCGCGCCGCCCGCCAGATGGGCCGCGCGGCCGGGGGCATCAGCGATAACCCGCAGCTGTTCATCTATGGCTCGGGGCGCATCCCCCCCGGGCCGGGTGAGCCCGGTTTTGGTGGTGGCCGATGA